In Camelina sativa cultivar DH55 chromosome 16, Cs, whole genome shotgun sequence, a single window of DNA contains:
- the LOC104752886 gene encoding WRKY transcription factor 6: MDRGWSGLTLDSSSLDLLNPNRIITHNNNHRRFSNPLTTMPRIGDDDGDNDQKTRVSTNGSEFRFPVSLSGIRDREDDDFSSGAAGDNDREVPGEVDFFSDKKSRVCREDDAGFRVKKEEQDDRTDVNTGLNLRTTGNTKSDESMIDDGESSEMEDKRVKNELVKLQDELKRMTMDNQKLRELLAQVSNSYTSLQMHLVSLMQQQQQQQQQNNNKVIEAAEKPEETIVPRQFIDLGPTRAVGEGEEASNSSSEEKTRSGGSSPAERRSNEVRDRKRLGREESPETESNKIQKVNSTNPATFDQSAAEATMRKARVSVRARSEAPMISDGCQWRKYGQKMAKGNPCPRAYYRCTMATGCPVRKQVQRCAEDRSILITTYEGNHNHPLPPAAVAMASTTTAAANMLLSGSMSSHDGMMNPTNLLARAVLPCSTSMATISASAPFPTVTLDLTHSPPPANGSNPSSSAAATTNNDHNLLMQRPQQQQQQMANLPPGMLPHVIGQALYNQSKFSGLQFSNGSPSAAAYSQSHAVADTITALTADPNFTAALAAVISSMINGSNQHDGEGNNKNQ, translated from the exons ATGGACAGAGGATGGTCTGGTCTCACTCTTGATTCATCTTCTCTTGATCTCTTAAACCCTAATCGTATCATCACTCATAACAACAATCACCGACGCTTCTCGAATCCTTTGACGACGATGCCAAGAATTGGCGATGACGATGGTGATAATGATCAGAAGACGAGAGTTTCCACCAACGGCAGCGAATTTAGGTTCCCGGTGAGTCTCTCCGGCATTCGTGAccgtgaagatgatgatttctCTTCTGGAGCCGCCGGAGATAATGACCGTGAAGTTCCCGGCGAAGTTGATTTCTTCTCCGACAAGAAATCTAGGGTTTGTCGTGAAGACGATGCTGGATTTCGTGTTaagaaggaagaacaagatGATCGAACCGACGTTAAT aCTGGTTTGAATCTTCGGACAACGGGTAATACAAAGAGTGATGAGTCAATGATCGACGATGGAGAATCTTCTGAAATGGAAGATAAGCGTGTGAAAAATGag TTGGTTAAGTTACAAGATGAGTTGAAGAGAATGACAATGGATAATCAAAAGCTTAGAGAATTGCTTGCACAAGTGAGCAACAGTTACACTTCACTTCAGATGCATCTTGTTTCACTAatgcaacagcaacaacaacaacagcagcagaaCAATAATAAG GTAATAGAAGCTGCTGAGAAACCTGAGGAGACGATAGTACCAAGGCAATTTATTGATTTAGGCCCTACAAGAGCAGTGGGAGAGGGTGAGGAAGCTTCAAATTCTTCATCCGAAGAAAAAACTCGTTCAGGCGGTTCTTCTCCGGCCGAGAGACGTAGTAACGAGGTTAGGGACAGGAAGAGACTTGGGCGTGAAGAAAGCCCCGAAACCGAGTCTAACAAAATTCAGAAGGTGAATAGTACTAACCCGGCAACATTTGATCAGTCCGCTGCTGAAGCTACTATGAGGAAGGCTCGTGTCTCGGTTCGTGCCCGATCGGAAGCTCCCATG ATAAGCGATGGATGTCAATGGAGGAAATACGGACAGAAGATGGCGAAAGGGAATCCTTGTCCTCGGGCTTATTACCGTTGCACGATGGCCACGGGTTGTCCCGTTCGCAAACAA GTTCAACGTTGTGCGGAAGACAGATCGATTCTGATAACAACCTACGAGGGAAACCATAACCATCCTTTGCCTCCAGCCGCGGTAGCCATGGCTTCCACCACCACAGCCGCGGCCAACATGTTGCTATCCGGGTCAATGTCTAGTCATGATGGGATGATGAACCCTACAAATTTACTAGCTAGGGCTGTTCTTCCTTGCTCCACAAGCATGGCCACAATCTCAGCCTCAGCACCGTTTCCCACCGTCACATTAGACCTCACCCACTCACCTCCGCCTGCAAATGGTTCCAACCCTTCCTCTTCCGCAGCCGCCACTACCAACAACGACCATAACTTATTGATGCAGCGGccacagcagcaacaacagcaaaTGGCGAATTTACCCCCGGGTATGTTACCTCATGTAATCGGACAAGCATTGTATAACCAATCCAAGTTCTCGGGGCTGCAGTTCTCCAATGGCTCTCCCTCGGCGGCAGCGTATTCTCAGTCACACGCGGTGGCTGACACAATAACGGCACTCACAGCTGACCCGAATTTCACGGCAGCTCTTGCAGCCGTTATATCTTCTATGATCAATGGTTCGAATCAACATGATGGCgaaggaaacaacaaaaaccaatag
- the LOC104752884 gene encoding aspartic proteinase A2-like, translating to MVKMGVDLRTVVISIFVSLLLFVSASSESNDDGTFRVGLKKLATRFGSSQEEALRSSFRSYNINLGGDSGDADIVALKNYLDAQYYGEIAIGTPPQKFTVIFDTGSSNLWVPSGKCFLSISCFFHAKYKSSRSSTYKKDGKRAAIHYGSGSISGFFSYDAVTVGDLVVKDQEFIEATSEPGITFVVAKFDGLLGLGFQEISVGNATSVWFGGVDPNHFRGEHTYVPVTQRGYWQFDMGEVLIDGESTGYCGSGCSAIADSGTSLLAGPTAVIAMINKAIGASGVVSQQCKTVVDQYGQIILDLLLAETQPKKICSQIGLCDFDGTEGVSMGIESVVDKENMKSSSSLRDAGCLPCEMAVVWIQSQLRQNMTQERIVNYVNEICERMPNPNGESAVDCSKLSTMPTVSFTIGGKVFDLAPEEYILKIGEGPVAQCISGFTAFDIPPPRGPLWILGDVFMGKYHTVFDFGNERVGFAEAV from the exons atg GTGAAAATGGGAGTGGACTTGAGAACGGTTGTGATTTCAATCTTtgtgtcgttgttgttgtttgtctCCGCCTCTTCTGAGAGCAATGATGATGGCACATTCAGAGTTGGCTTGAAAAAACTTGCAACACGCTTTGGTTCCAGTCAAGAAGAGGCCTTAAGATCTTCTTTCCGTTCGTACAACATCAATCTTGGTGGTGATTCTGGAGATGCTGACATTGTAGCGCTCAAGAATTACTTGGATGCTCAGTACTATGGTGAGATTGCTATCGGTACTCCACCGCAGAAGTTCACTGTCATTTTTGATACCGGAAGCTCTAACCTTTGGGTGCCATCAGGGAAGTGTTTTCTCTCG atttcttgtttctttcatgCAAAGTACAAGTCCTCGCGTTCAAGCACATATAAGAAAGATG GGAAAAGGGCCGCAATCCATTACGGGTCAGGATCGATCTCTGGTTTCTTTAGTTATGATGCTGTCACAGTTGGTGATTTGGTTGTCAAAGATCAG GAGTTTATTGAGGCAACCAGTGAGCCAGGTATAACATTCGTGGTGGCGAAATTTGATGGTCTACTTGGTCTTGGATTCCAAGAGATTTCTGTTGGAAACGCCACATCTGTTTGG TTTGGAGGTGTTGATCCAAACCATTTCAGAGGAGAACATACATATGTTCCTGTGACACAAAGGGGTTACTGGCAG TTTGACATGGGTGAGGTTCTCATTGATGGTGAATCTACCG GCTACTGTGGAAGTGGTTGTTCCGCGATTGCAGATTCTGGAACATCCTTACTTGCGGGGCCAACG GCTGTGATTGCCATGATAAACAAAGCTATTGGAGCATCTGGAGTTGTTAGCCAGCAATGCAAGACTGTTGTTGACCAATATGGACAAATCATTTTGGATTTACTTTTGGCTGAG ACTCAACCAAAGAAGATCTGCTCACAAATTGGTCTTTGCGATTTCGATGGCACCGAAGGGGTCAG TATGGGGATTGAGTCGGTGGTGGACAAGGAAAACATGAAATCATCTAGTAGTCTTCGAGATGCGGGTTGTCTTCCATGTGAAATGGCGGTTGTGTGGATACAGAGCCAGTTGAGGCAGAACATGACTCAAGAGCGGATAGTAAACTATGTTAATGAG ATATGCGAGCGCATGCCTAATCCAAATGGAGAGTCTGCAGTGGACTGCTCAAAACTCTCAACAATGCCGACTGTTTCATTCACCATTGGAGGCAAAGTCTTTGACCTTGCTCCAGAAGAG TACATACTAAAGATTGGAGAAGGACCAGTGGCACAATGCATCAGCGGGTTTACCGCATTTGACATCCCGCCACCTCGTGGACCTCTCTG GATACTGGGAGATGTGTTCATGGGCAAATACCACACGGTCTTTGACTTTGGGAACGAGCGGGTTGGGTTCGCAGAAGCTGTATAA
- the LOC104752887 gene encoding uncharacterized protein LOC104752887 yields MPPRLPSSSSRRGAVWFRWKLIISFSAALCILALFCIDRQSNSTATTTKTTLSSSSLSVARSRIPRSTYSGDRPKLAFLFLARRDLPLDFLWDRFFKGADQRNYSVYIHSVPGFVFDESTTRSQFFYNRQLKNSIEVVWGESSMIAAERLLLATALEDPSNQRFVLLSDSCVPLYDFGYIYRYLMSSPKSFVDSFLDKDKRYTMKMFPVIRREKWRKGSQWISLIRSHAEVVVNDDTVFPVFQKFCKRSLPLDPRKHWLYLKKRRHNCIPDEHYVQTLLTMRGLENETERRTVTYTTWNLSAKRAEARSWHPLTFTSDNSGPEEIEGIKKINHVYYESEYRTEWCRAISKPVPCFLFARKFTRGAAMRLLSEGLVESSTDTKTF; encoded by the exons ATGCCTCCGCGGCttccgtcgtcgtcgtctcgtCGCGGCGCCGTGTGGTTTCGATGGAAGCTAATTATCTCATTCTCCGCCGCGTTATGCATCCTCGCTCTCTTCTGTATCGATCGTCAGTCTAATTCCACCGCTacgacgacgaagacgacgCTGTCTTCTTCGTCGCTATCCGTCGCGAGATCTCGTATCCCGCGGAGCACATACTCCGGCGATCGTCCGAAACTCGCGTTTCTTTTCTTAGCTCGACGTGATCTGCCACTTGATTTTCTTTGGGATAGATTCTTCAAG ggTGCAGATCAGAGGAATTACTCAGTTTATATACATTCAGTACCTGGTTTCGTGTTCGATGAGTCCACAACTCGATCTCAGTTCTTCTACAATCGGCAATTAAAGAATAGCATTgag GTAGTTTGGGGAGAATCAAGCATGATTGCAGCAGAGAGATTGTTGCTTGCAACTGCTTTGGAGGATCCTTCAAATCAAAGATTTGTTCTTTTGTCTGatag CTGTGTTCCATTATACGACTTTGGTTACATATACAGATATCTAATGTCTTCACCCAAAAGTTTTGTAGACAG CTTCCTTGATAAAGATAAACGCTACACCATGAAAATGTTTCCTGTTATCCGGAGAGAGAAATGGCGAAAAGGATCTCAG tGGATATCATTGATCAGAAGCCATGCAGAGGTCGTTGTTAATGATGATACTGTGTTTCCAGTTTTTCAGAAATTTTGCAAG CGATCTCTACCTCTGGATCCCAGAAAGCATTGGCTTTATCTT AAAAAGAGACGTCATAACTGCATCCCTGATGAACATTACGTACAAACTCTGTTAACA ATGCGTGGCTTGGAAAATGAAACGGAACGGAGAACAGTGACATACACTACATGGAACCTATCAGCCAAAAGAGCTGAAGCCAGATCTTGGCATCCTCTCACTTTCACATCTGACAATTCCGGGCCAGAGGAAATAGAAGGAATAAAG AAAATCAACCATGTATATTATGAATCGGAGTATCGAACAGAATGGTGTCGGGCGATTTCAAAACCCGTCCCGTGCTTTCTCTTTGCGAGGAAGTTCACTAGAGGAGCGGCAATGCGTCTTTTGAGTGAAGGATTAGTAGAGTCATCAACAGATACAAAAACCTTTTAG